The sequence below is a genomic window from Mercenaria mercenaria strain notata chromosome 14, MADL_Memer_1, whole genome shotgun sequence.
AAAACAAATTCATTCCGACCAAGGTACAAACTTTGAATCAAACGTTTTTAGAGAAATGTGCGAAATTCTAGGGTCAGAAAAGACTCGAACAACTGCCTTAAGGCCCCAGTCAGACGGTCTTGTTGAACGCGGGCATAGAAAAATAAAGTCTATGCTCTCTAAATTTGTGTCTGAAAATCAGAAGGACTGGGATACCTTTCTGCCAATTACGTCAATGGCACATAATTCTGCTGTTCAAGAAAGTACAGGTTTCACTCCAAGCATGCTTATGCTTGGACGTGAAATAGACTTACCAGTTGATTTGGCCTTGGGAAGTCCTGAAAATCAAACTAACAATACAGAAACCGAATATGCCGAAGCGTTGACTGAAAAGTTAGAAAAAGTTCATAATCTTGCGCGTAAACATATTGCAATTGCGAGTGATTCTCAGAAACGCAAGTATGATCATCGAGTAAGTCAAAATTCATATGCAGTCAGTGACCTTGTATGGTTATACAATCCGCAAGTTAAACCCGGCTTAAGTGCTAAACTTTCCAGACGATGGACTGGACCGTACCATGTTCTGAAGAAAATCAATGATGTTGTATATAGAATTCAGTTAAACAGACGTTCAAAGCCAAAAGTTGTACACCATGACAGACTCAAACGCTATAACGGGACACTGAGCCTTGATTAATCAGACACATATATCAATAGGGGAACTTATATCTGTACATTGCATTTTTGTGATCTATATTCAAATACATGTTCTTGTTTaacaatcattttgtttttatttgtaacaGTGGTTGTGTGTCACCTGCCGCAATGTGGTATTCAATAAATATTACCTGGCTTCAAGGCATGTGATGGAAAAACACAGTCATTTCATGTATCAGTGTTTGCGCTGTAGGAAGTTATTTACAAGGCGGTCTTACAATCACAATCAGTGTTCCAATTTACAAATGCAGGATCTGGTCTTGATGGACCCAGATGGCGAGCGGGACGGTGCCGCCAATAAATTTTTCCAGTGGAAGAAGGAAAAACTTCCACATCTGGTTCAAAGCGTAGAGGCAGGATATCTACGCGATTTGCGTTTACTTCAAAAAGAGTACGGTCCGACATCAGTAGGTAATGATGATGAAAGTGTCAAAACGGATGACACCAATAACTTTATACTAGATAAAGAAATCAAAATTATGGTAAATAATCCAATATCACCAGTAGACAGTCCAAAAAGAAGTGTAATTTTGAAATCCCTAGAGTTAGAGGATATAAGTGAGGAAGAGCTAGATTTTGAAGATGAAGTAGAAACACAAGTGAGAGATGACAGTAAAACAAATGcacacaagaaaaaaagaacaaataaacaaagaatAATAGAAACGTGTTCTTCTTCCGAGACCGATTCTTCGGACTCTTCATCCGAAGAGAGCAGCTCTTCAAGCTCTTCATCCTTGACAACATTGTCAAGCTTGTCATCAGTCAGTGTTGCAGTCGCAAAGAAGAGAAAACGAACTTGGACCAAGTTCAGAGGCAAGAGTGGTAGCTCATCGGACAGCGACAGCGACGATTCGATAGTAAATACAAGGTTGTAAAGGAAAAATAACACGCCAGACTTCAAAGATGATAAGAAAAAGAATAGTGTTATAAgtgaaaagaaacagaaaagtGAAACAAGTGTAGAAAGTAAACAGACAAAGAAAAGACAAATTGATGAAAAACATAGTGAAAATGAAaactataaaacaaacaaaaagagtAAGCACGACGAAGAGAAGGAGAATACACAGAATAGTCTGACTAGTGGAAGTGTTAATGAAAAGAAGAAGCAAAGTGAAAcaagtgaaaagaaaaagaatgatGAAGTAAATGTTAAGAAACAGACAAGTGTTGCTAGTGAAATAGAAAGTGAAACgaaaaagaaaagtgaaattaGTGAAAACGAAATTGAAAAGACTAAGAAACAAGTAAGTGTTAAAGATAACGAAAAGAAGCAAAGTGAAAcaagtgaaaagaaaaagaatggtGAGGTAACTAAAAAGAGACAGACAAGTGTTGCtagtgaaaagaaaaagaaaagtgaaattagtgaaaagaaaaagaatgatGAAGTAAGTGTTAAGAAACAGACAAGTGAAACAAATGAAGAAAGTATAAAggaaaagaaaagacaaataagTGAAAAGGAAAGTGCAAATAAAAAGTCTGAAACACTCAAAGGAAGAAAGAATGATGAAGTTAGCGAACGGAAAAAGAACagtcaaacaaaagaaaatagtgGTGGAAAGAAACATAGTGGCATAAGTGAAACGGAAAAGAATGGTGATGGAAATGAAAAGAAAGGTCAAACACATGGAAAAGATAGTGAACAGAAGAATAGTGGGAAAGGTAAACAGGGACAGAGAAGTGAAACAAAAGATACCAAAAGTGACAAGAAAGAATGTAATCAGACTTgtgaaaaacaaactgaaaataccAAGGGCAGAGAAATTAATGATAAACCAAGTGAAAAGAAAAATGGTGAATCCGGTGAAGGAGAAAGTGAAAGAATGAATATAAATGAGACTagagaaaaggaaaataatagtGAAAAGGGTGAAAACAAATTGGAGGgtcaaacaaatgaaaataataatggaGAGGTCAGTGAAAAGAAAAACGGTGAATCTAGTGAAAAAGAAAGTGAGAAGGTAAACAATAATGAGACATGTGAAAAGGAAAATAATAGTGAAATCAGtgaaaagactcataaaaatgaaaatgagaaCAACCAGAGAAATCAAACCAGTGTAGTAGAAAGTGAAAAGTAAATTTGTGAAGGAAGTGAAAAGATGAATAAAAGTGGAAAAAGTGAAACGAAAGGGATAAGTGATAAAGAatttttgttgttgggtttattgtcgcaccgacacaattttaggtcatatggcgactttccagctttaatggtggaggtagaccccaggtgcccctccgtgcatatttcatcacgagcgggcacctgggtagaaccaccgaccttccgtaaaccagctggatggcttcctcacgtgaagaattctacgccccaaatgaggtttcgaaccaacatcgatgaggggcaaatggtttgaagtcaacgactctaaccactcggccacggaggcccccgataAAGAATGTAAACAGAAAATGAATAGTGAAACAAGTAAGGAAGAAGTTGTTCAGAAAAAGCTTAATGAATCAGGTGAAGGAGAAATTGAAAATAAGAAGGTAATAGAAAAGGAAGGTGAAAGTAATGATGTAGAAATAGAAGAGAATGAGTCCATGGATTTTGATATTATCCCTTTACTGGAAGAGACCCAGCAGGAAAGAATTATATTGAATGTTGGAGGACAAAAGTTTGAAACTTCAAGAGTGACTTTATCCAAAGATCCAAACTGTCTACTGGCGAAAATTGTAGGGAAAAATGGGATGACCCCTAGGTATGGAAATCAGTATTTCATAGACCGAGATCCTGCTCACTTCAGACTTGTTCTAAACTTTATTAGGAATGGTTCTTGTGATCTACGCACATTACCACATGATCTCAGGTACTTATATGAACTGTATTACGAAGCATATTACTATAATCTGCCCGAGTTGGTAGAAGCCGTCATTGGAAAAATTGAACAGTGCAGTGTGTTTAGTGCGAGTGTAGTACCTTTGAGTAAACAAAGACGTTAAAAACGCAGTTGTTCATGCGAGTGTTAGACTTTCGAAAAGTGCAGTGGAAATGAAATTAACTGTTGACTGGCATTATTGACCCTATAAAGTAGACTATATAGTGagtgtttttgaaatattctgtgCTTTCTTATGGACTTTTGCACATtatcattgtatatatatattcttgtATATAGTATTACATCTGAGAAGTTTTTCATTAGAATGTGAGGAACATTTTAACTTTATCAATATGACTGTTTTAATGTCCACCTGCAGTATCACTTAGAATGAGAAATGCAGCTTTAGGTGATGTGTTACTGATTAAGGTTCAAGTATATAACCTGATTACGAATATTGGTTTATTGCCAATATGTATAGTCTTAATATTAATGTGGTTTTATATGCAACTGTAGGTTCTGTCATATGTTTTGGATTACTTAAACATGTCACACAtgatttgattgctgaatattactGAAGATTAAGGTTCTCATATACTTGTATTGTAATATTGTATtgctattgttgtttttttatatagtGTACAGTATTAAACTCAAATTGACTATGAATGATGTTTAATGTgttcaaatttatttgtttaatgtgttcaaatttatttgtttaatgtgTTCGAATTTAATTATCTTAAGCcgtgtttattaaaaaaaaatatcttaaggtGCTGCATCATGTTTACATATATAGACTGCATTAGTCGCCGTGAACATATTGTTTTTGGTAATTGTAATGTGAAAACTATCTCTGAAATTGTTTTGGGGGCCAAAACTTAGTTGGATGGGGGCAATGTAACGATCCGTTATTTCATTCTAGTCCTACCCTCTTTAATAGCTGTACTTTATTAATGTTTATGTTCCCCCACCCATGTTGAAAATAGCActtgttgttgttgatatttgtttctaaatgtaatttcactcattttatttgtaatatgatGTACATAGATATGCATACTTTTGATTACAGATTTAATTTTTACTGTGCATCGTCGTCCGCGATcaaaatattcatggaagtttGTGCTTGAAATCGGCAGTATTTATTTCTAGCGTAAATGCTAGATTTCCGCTATTCAACTGATTTACGCTTCTTTCAACCGATACATATCGATAATAAATGTGATTTACTTACGAAATATTCCCGAAATATCCTTTCATAATGTGTTTGTTGCTTAAAATCGTTAAATAAAAGTGTAATTTCAAGTCACTTCCTGGTTTTGGAGCCGCCATTATTGCGCTTCACTCTCACGAGACGTGACGTCACAAGTATCGGAGTATAAAAGTGGGAACGGCGCGAAATTCAAAACAATACCGAACAAGGGCGGTATTCGTGCGGTACACCTACCAACACTACCAACGtaaaattatatgttaaatataCCAACTGGTATCAATACCAATGCCAATTTAAAATCTACCATCTAGTTCAGAAAACCAAATCTGGTATACAACCATGAACAAAGAAGAGgtaatattcttaaaataaataaagtgtggAATTGGTTTTCCTTGTTTCCATCTCCAGCATCATCGTATACCAATTGGTATCGTATACCAATAGCCGTGTTCTTTACCGTACATACTCATCTATCAAGCTTCATAAGTTTACTTATAGTATTATAATATCCTTGAACTGGTATTCAGTGTTAAACATTATAAATACCAATAAATTTATTGGTATATACCATTTGGCTTAAATACCAACAGTGAGTTACAGTGTAAAACATCTTAGAATTTGTGTTTATAATGGAAGTCGCGCTATATGTGTTTATCTAGCgttcataaattttaataatcagCTTATCTATCGTTGATACCAATTGGTATAATTGGTATCCGATACCTGCGATACCAAATACCAACGGTGTGTTACAGTGTAAACTTTATTATGGACTTGTAATTCTAAATCGTTGTGTTAGATTCGCGTAGTGGTCTATTATGTTTAAGCAGCAGTGATACTATTTGGTAAACAATACCAATATCACGTATTTACGTACTTCAATGTTAAAAGCAACGTACGGAG
It includes:
- the LOC128548174 gene encoding myb-like protein X — encoded protein: MQDLVLMDPDGERDGAANKFFQWKKEKLPHLVQSVEAGYLRDLRLLQKEYGPTSVGNDDESVKTDDTNNFILDKEIKIMVNNPISPVDSPKRSVILKSLELEDISEEELDFEDEVETQVRDDSKTNAHKKKRTNKQRIIETCSSSETDSSDSSSEESSSSSSSSLTTLSSLSSVSVAVAKKRKRTWTKFRDFKDDKKKNSVISEKKQKSETSVESKQTKKRQIDEKHSENENYKTNKKSKHDEEKENTQNSLTSGSVNEKKKQSETSEKKKNDEVNVKKQTSVASEIESETKKKSEISENEIEKTKKQVSVKDNEKKQSETSEKKKNGEVTKKRQTSVASEKKKKSEISEKKKNDEVSVKKQTSETNEESIKEKKRQISEKESANKKSETLKGRKNDEVSERKKNSQTKENSGGKKHSGISETEKNGDGNEKKGQTHGKDSEQKNSGKGKQGQRSETKDTKSDKKECNQTCEKQTENTKGREINDKPSEKKNGESGEGESERMNINETREKENNSEKGENKLEGQTNENNNGEVSEKKNGESSEKESEKVNNNETCEKENNSEISEKTHKNENENNQRNQTSVVESEK
- the LOC123526816 gene encoding BTB/POZ domain-containing protein KCTD4-like — encoded protein: MNSETSKEEVVQKKLNESGEGEIENKKVIEKEGESNDVEIEENESMDFDIIPLLEETQQERIILNVGGQKFETSRVTLSKDPNCLLAKIVGKNGMTPRYGNQYFIDRDPAHFRLVLNFIRNGSCDLRTLPHDLRYLYELYYEAYYYNLPELVEAVIGKIEQCSVFSASVVPLSKQRR